One Microcoleus sp. AS-A8 DNA window includes the following coding sequences:
- a CDS encoding phosphoenolpyruvate carboxylase: MSSLIHSSDQEIAASSTSELFLRHRLKVVEDLWGSVLLSECGQELVDLLKQLRDLCSPEGQATDLPESSVPKVIEKLDLNAAIRASRAFALYFQLINIVEQHYEQRDQQLSRRATSKAATANQALPSKQAFPKQNGNLANSSSNTLHSETQNADPMADFLERSWQDNGTSKRQSGTFHWLFPHLQQLNVPPQQIQRMIENLDIRLVFTAHPTEITRHTIRAKQRRIARILKQLDQAEEASRSLGLTSSWEIEGYTEQLMEEIRLWWRTDELHQFKPSVLDEVDYTLHYFQEVLFEAIPQLYYRMKQALNSSFPWLTPPVHNFCKFGSWVGSDRDGNPSVTPQVTWETACYQRGLVLGKYIQSVGSLINLLSLSLHWSDVLPELLDSLEQDRSQMPELYEQLSIRYRQEPYRLKLSYVQQRLENTRDRNRRLYSLYDGKPLQQDLNETNNSGVYRSGAEFLAELRLIERSLAVTGLSCQELENLICQVEIYGFNLAHLDIRQESSRHSDTLNEIAEYLQILPKPYNELSEAERTQWLTAELKTRRPLIPAEAPFSQKTSEAIETFRMLRQLQQEFGPQVCQTYIISMSHEASDLLEVLLLAKEAGLYDPATGKSSVQVVPLFETVEDLKRAPGVMKSLFDLLLYRACLAGGYEALNVERCPDHPQPTDLPLGETLNEQPSPLRPNLQEVMLGYSDSNKDSGFLSSNWEIHKAQKALQRMAEEYGICLRIFHGRGGSVGRGGGPAYEAILAQPGHSINGRIKITEQGEVLASKYSLPELALYHLETVTTAVIQASLLRTGFDDIEPWTQIMEELATRSRAHYRDLIYEQPDLLDFFHQVTPIQEISQLQISSRPSRRGGKKDFSSLRAIPWVFSWTQTRFLLPSWYGVGTALKAFLDEDPEENLKLLRYFYFKWPFFKMVVSKVEMTLAKVDLQIAHHYVRELSSPENLERFERLFDQIASEFHLTRDLILSIAGHKRLLDGDPELQRSVQLRNGTIVPLGFLQVSLLKRLRQHSSQTASGTVIHSRYSKGELLRGALLTINGIAAGMRNTG, encoded by the coding sequence ATGAGTTCCCTCATTCACTCGTCTGATCAGGAAATTGCTGCCTCTTCTACCTCCGAATTGTTTCTGCGCCATCGTCTCAAAGTTGTAGAAGATTTGTGGGGGTCTGTTCTCCTATCCGAATGCGGTCAGGAATTAGTTGATTTGCTTAAGCAACTCCGCGACTTGTGTTCGCCAGAGGGACAAGCCACCGACTTACCAGAATCCTCTGTTCCTAAGGTAATCGAAAAGCTCGACCTCAATGCGGCGATTCGGGCGTCACGGGCGTTTGCTCTTTACTTCCAGCTCATTAACATTGTTGAGCAGCATTACGAGCAGCGCGATCAACAACTCTCACGACGCGCCACTTCCAAGGCTGCTACTGCTAATCAGGCTTTGCCGTCCAAGCAAGCCTTCCCGAAACAAAATGGGAATTTGGCCAACAGTTCTAGCAACACGCTTCATTCAGAAACTCAGAATGCTGACCCCATGGCGGACTTTCTGGAAAGAAGCTGGCAGGATAACGGAACCTCCAAACGACAATCAGGCACGTTTCATTGGTTATTTCCTCACTTGCAACAGCTGAATGTGCCACCGCAGCAAATTCAGCGGATGATCGAAAATTTGGATATTCGGTTAGTCTTCACCGCTCACCCCACAGAAATCACCCGCCATACGATTCGAGCCAAACAGCGACGCATTGCTCGCATTTTAAAACAGCTAGACCAAGCGGAGGAAGCTTCTAGGTCTTTGGGATTGACCTCGTCTTGGGAAATCGAGGGTTATACCGAACAACTCATGGAAGAGATTCGTCTGTGGTGGCGCACCGATGAATTACACCAATTCAAGCCCAGTGTGCTGGATGAGGTCGATTACACACTCCACTATTTTCAGGAGGTACTGTTTGAGGCCATCCCCCAACTGTATTACCGGATGAAGCAAGCCTTAAACTCGTCTTTCCCTTGGCTGACACCTCCCGTCCATAACTTCTGCAAATTTGGCTCTTGGGTGGGATCAGACCGGGATGGTAACCCTTCTGTAACTCCTCAAGTAACCTGGGAAACAGCCTGCTATCAGCGCGGATTGGTACTCGGAAAATATATACAGTCGGTCGGGTCTCTGATTAATTTGTTGAGTCTTTCTTTACACTGGAGTGATGTTTTACCGGAGTTATTAGATTCTCTAGAGCAAGACCGCTCCCAAATGCCAGAGCTTTACGAACAGCTATCGATTCGCTACCGACAAGAGCCTTACCGACTCAAGCTCTCGTATGTGCAGCAACGGCTGGAAAATACGCGCGATCGTAACCGCAGACTTTACAGCCTTTACGATGGAAAGCCCCTGCAACAAGACCTGAACGAAACGAACAATTCTGGTGTTTATCGCTCAGGTGCGGAGTTTTTGGCAGAATTGCGGTTGATCGAGCGCAGTTTAGCCGTGACCGGGTTAAGCTGCCAGGAGTTAGAAAATCTGATCTGTCAAGTGGAAATTTATGGCTTTAACTTGGCACACCTGGATATTCGTCAAGAAAGCAGCCGCCACTCAGACACGCTCAATGAGATTGCGGAGTACCTGCAAATTTTGCCCAAGCCCTACAATGAGCTATCCGAGGCAGAGCGAACCCAATGGCTAACGGCTGAATTAAAAACCCGACGCCCTCTCATTCCTGCGGAAGCGCCTTTTTCCCAGAAAACCAGCGAAGCCATTGAGACTTTCCGCATGTTGCGGCAGTTGCAGCAGGAGTTTGGTCCCCAAGTCTGTCAAACCTACATCATCAGCATGAGCCACGAGGCCAGCGATTTGTTGGAAGTATTATTACTCGCCAAGGAAGCGGGACTCTACGATCCAGCGACGGGAAAAAGCAGCGTGCAGGTTGTGCCCCTGTTTGAAACCGTGGAAGACTTGAAGCGTGCTCCAGGGGTGATGAAATCGCTGTTTGACCTACTGCTGTATCGCGCCTGTCTAGCAGGAGGCTATGAAGCGTTAAACGTTGAACGTTGCCCAGATCACCCTCAACCTACCGACCTACCCTTGGGGGAAACGCTAAACGAACAACCTTCACCCCTACGTCCCAACCTGCAAGAGGTGATGCTGGGTTACTCGGACAGTAACAAGGATTCGGGTTTCTTGAGTAGCAACTGGGAAATTCATAAAGCTCAAAAAGCACTTCAGAGAATGGCGGAGGAGTACGGTATCTGCCTACGCATCTTTCACGGGCGTGGGGGGTCTGTCGGGCGTGGTGGTGGCCCAGCTTATGAAGCTATCCTCGCGCAACCGGGTCACAGTATCAATGGACGAATTAAGATTACGGAACAAGGGGAGGTGCTGGCCTCTAAATACTCTCTTCCAGAATTGGCTCTTTATCACTTGGAAACTGTGACAACAGCAGTGATTCAAGCCAGCTTGCTGCGAACCGGCTTTGATGATATCGAGCCGTGGACTCAAATTATGGAAGAGTTAGCGACGCGATCGCGTGCTCATTACCGCGACCTGATTTATGAGCAACCCGACCTCCTGGATTTCTTTCATCAAGTCACCCCCATCCAAGAAATTAGCCAATTGCAAATAAGCTCTCGTCCTTCGCGTCGGGGGGGGAAGAAAGATTTCTCTAGTCTCCGGGCGATCCCTTGGGTGTTTAGCTGGACTCAAACCCGCTTTTTACTACCGAGTTGGTATGGTGTCGGTACCGCTCTTAAAGCTTTTCTGGATGAAGACCCAGAGGAGAATTTAAAGCTGCTGCGCTATTTCTACTTCAAATGGCCGTTCTTCAAAATGGTCGTGTCCAAAGTCGAGATGACGCTGGCTAAGGTGGATTTACAAATTGCTCACCACTATGTGCGCGAATTGTCAAGTCCGGAAAATCTGGAACGCTTTGAGCGCTTGTTTGATCAGATTGCCAGCGAATTCCACCTGACTCGCGACTTAATCCTGTCGATCGCAGGACACAAACGGCTTCTCGATGGCGATCCAGAGTTACAGCGATCGGTACAGTTGCGTAACGGCACAATCGTCCCCCTGGGCTTCTTACAGGTATCCTTGTTAAAACGCCTACGCCAACACAGCAGCCAGACGGCTTCAGGAACGGTCATCCACTCCCGGTACAGTAAAGGTGAACTCCTACGTGGGGCTTTGTTAACCATCAACGGCA
- a CDS encoding DUF1574 family protein, with translation MLDVDQHIPKARSSSLAQWVYGAIGQSGVRLRVRLGGNNLHILCESRQSLDAKTVVNRLLDALGSREAGEAFPIDPENPVYQIILYGRTVGHDRPDWIKQIRLKPPVTQGISTSQETAETAAQTVTPESELRVSHESLARSGSPEAISRYLSETLNSLGVRVKVLIQTLPEATAHQDLASGSTATESAAESSETFPFDGDASVPNRRLWVICNSDYSPDASVLAEPVVQQLRSLRLNGFRDAAICSQVSGEASPEWMLRVDLTPPEEMLKEWARWGDVQALARSINQAILNVGMEVRAVLKDATLHLFCSPLERQPTTAPDKRKAMNAIARVLESITPQGIQAATVYGVEFQERKLAPEQEKPVWIEWLNLSTTNNPTLGESALSLAQKGHQEALAFLLERLLNPDLDRRLATGGIHLKLRRKQDLLHIMSEAPICPPQAEVAPPIARFLRQLGIPEMAGVRIYGRRAGSTSPSWNYGVDFVQRQRLVPEATPEFAASDAYVNELVAPTEEPILRPDLTPEDVQDGLKQTVQSARRLLQRGFCATQLFVLSEDDQETTLVPQGSSAKNFASFQGFRVAVVWGLLGLLLTVQADWLMGQTLKRPTQSPVDPTAGESSTKVSLPQLSLQKGEIPRASGFNSSGFTRDGKTSVIINKTEAEASLTPEKVNAAKAAILAAARSPNPSFNNRLLDDKLALYQQRLLQSGPPDILIIGSSRALRGVDPIALQDALAAQGHPNLEVFNFAINGATAQVVDLIIRRILTPEQLPKLIIWADGARAFNSGREDATYRAIATSEGYQRLQAGTFPALMGTNRDRRFGKTAQLDNSQNEKTAQSSPALGVSYQSISEWLNQSLGHVSSTYPQRDKLKSLLREQFVGFLKHTNVSPTQTEANSQKLSPLEEAIDLDGFLPLSGRFNPATYYKNHPRVAGDYDGDFQSFQLKGEQDTALESLLQFAQVNNIGMAFVNLPLTKDYLDPARTEYEEKFQRYMHSSAREKGLIFRDLSRLLLTKPDFFSDPSHLNRYGAYRVSNHLAQDPMIPWPTP, from the coding sequence ATGTTGGATGTCGATCAGCATATCCCAAAAGCTCGTTCATCCTCCCTTGCCCAATGGGTATATGGTGCAATCGGGCAATCGGGGGTACGCCTCCGAGTCCGTCTAGGAGGAAATAACCTGCACATTCTGTGTGAGAGCCGCCAGAGTTTAGATGCGAAGACGGTGGTGAATCGTTTGCTCGATGCGCTTGGCAGCCGAGAGGCGGGAGAGGCGTTTCCGATCGACCCGGAAAACCCTGTTTACCAAATCATTCTCTATGGGCGTACCGTCGGTCACGATCGCCCGGATTGGATTAAGCAAATTCGGCTCAAGCCGCCCGTCACCCAAGGAATCTCAACGTCTCAGGAGACAGCGGAGACAGCGGCCCAAACGGTAACCCCGGAATCAGAGTTAAGGGTTTCCCACGAAAGTTTGGCTCGTTCGGGTTCACCCGAAGCCATTTCGCGTTATCTGAGCGAAACGTTGAATTCCCTGGGCGTCAGGGTTAAAGTCCTGATCCAAACTCTTCCTGAAGCCACAGCGCATCAAGACCTTGCTTCTGGCTCCACGGCAACTGAGTCTGCGGCTGAATCATCAGAAACCTTTCCTTTCGATGGGGACGCCTCAGTTCCTAACCGTCGTCTTTGGGTGATTTGTAATTCTGACTACAGTCCCGATGCCTCCGTGCTAGCTGAACCGGTGGTTCAGCAGTTGCGTTCCTTGCGACTCAACGGTTTCCGAGATGCGGCGATTTGTAGCCAGGTAAGCGGGGAAGCTTCTCCAGAATGGATGCTGCGGGTGGATTTGACCCCTCCCGAAGAAATGCTGAAAGAATGGGCACGCTGGGGTGATGTGCAGGCGCTCGCTCGCTCTATCAACCAGGCAATCCTGAACGTGGGCATGGAAGTACGGGCGGTTCTCAAAGATGCGACCCTGCATTTATTCTGTAGCCCCTTGGAGCGGCAGCCGACGACGGCTCCAGACAAGCGCAAGGCGATGAATGCGATCGCAAGGGTATTGGAATCGATCACCCCTCAAGGTATCCAAGCCGCAACAGTTTATGGGGTCGAATTCCAGGAGCGTAAACTTGCGCCTGAGCAAGAAAAGCCCGTCTGGATCGAGTGGCTCAACTTATCCACCACCAACAACCCCACCTTAGGAGAATCGGCCTTGTCCCTCGCCCAAAAGGGACATCAAGAAGCCTTGGCTTTCTTGCTCGAACGCTTACTCAATCCTGACCTGGATCGACGCTTAGCGACTGGCGGCATTCATCTGAAACTGCGCCGCAAGCAAGACTTGTTGCACATTATGAGCGAGGCACCGATTTGTCCCCCCCAAGCTGAAGTTGCTCCCCCCATTGCCCGCTTCCTGCGTCAGTTAGGGATTCCGGAAATGGCTGGAGTGCGGATCTATGGACGCCGTGCAGGTTCGACTTCCCCCTCGTGGAACTATGGCGTTGATTTCGTCCAACGACAGCGTCTGGTTCCAGAAGCCACCCCAGAGTTTGCCGCCTCAGATGCCTACGTGAATGAATTGGTGGCTCCCACCGAGGAACCGATTCTACGTCCCGATTTAACGCCCGAAGATGTTCAAGACGGTCTGAAACAGACGGTTCAATCAGCACGACGCCTCCTGCAACGGGGTTTTTGTGCCACCCAGCTGTTTGTTCTGAGCGAAGACGACCAAGAAACAACCCTGGTGCCTCAAGGCTCAAGCGCTAAAAATTTCGCCTCGTTTCAAGGGTTCCGAGTCGCAGTGGTGTGGGGTTTGTTGGGATTATTGCTCACGGTGCAAGCGGATTGGCTCATGGGTCAAACTCTAAAAAGACCGACGCAGTCCCCCGTTGATCCAACGGCTGGCGAGTCATCCACTAAAGTCTCTCTCCCTCAACTTTCCTTGCAAAAAGGCGAGATTCCTAGAGCAAGCGGCTTCAATTCCTCCGGTTTTACGAGAGATGGCAAGACAAGCGTCATCATTAATAAAACTGAAGCGGAGGCTTCCTTAACCCCCGAAAAAGTGAATGCCGCCAAAGCGGCTATTTTAGCCGCCGCGCGATCGCCCAATCCCTCCTTCAACAACCGACTCTTAGATGACAAACTGGCTCTGTACCAACAGCGACTGCTACAAAGTGGGCCTCCTGACATTCTGATTATCGGCAGTTCTAGAGCCTTGCGAGGGGTCGATCCCATCGCCCTCCAAGATGCTTTAGCCGCTCAGGGTCATCCAAATTTGGAAGTGTTTAACTTTGCCATTAACGGCGCTACGGCTCAGGTTGTAGACTTAATCATCCGCCGCATCTTAACCCCAGAACAACTCCCGAAATTGATTATCTGGGCAGATGGGGCACGAGCCTTTAATAGTGGTCGGGAAGATGCTACGTATAGAGCGATCGCCACCTCCGAAGGCTACCAGCGTCTCCAAGCTGGAACCTTTCCCGCCCTGATGGGGACAAATCGCGATCGTCGCTTTGGGAAAACCGCACAACTCGACAACTCTCAAAATGAAAAAACTGCCCAATCTTCGCCTGCTTTAGGAGTCAGTTATCAATCCATCAGTGAGTGGTTGAATCAGTCACTGGGTCATGTTTCCTCGACCTATCCTCAACGAGATAAGCTGAAATCTTTATTACGTGAACAATTTGTCGGCTTCCTTAAACATACGAATGTTTCCCCTACTCAAACTGAGGCGAACTCTCAGAAATTATCCCCATTGGAAGAGGCCATTGATTTAGATGGATTCTTGCCTCTATCGGGTCGCTTTAATCCTGCCACTTATTACAAGAACCACCCAAGAGTAGCCGGGGATTATGATGGAGATTTCCAATCCTTTCAACTGAAGGGAGAGCAGGACACAGCCCTAGAATCACTTCTGCAATTTGCCCAAGTTAATAATATTGGGATGGCTTTTGTCAACCTCCCCCTCACCAAAGATTATTTAGACCCAGCGCGTACCGAATACGAAGAAAAATTCCAACGGTATATGCACTCTTCTGCTAGGGAAAAGGGATTAATTTTTCGTGACTTAAGCCGGTTATTACTCACCAAACCCGATTTCTTTTCCGACCCCAGCCACCTCAATCGTTATGGTGCTTATCGAGTATCTAATCATCTGGCTCAAGACCCAATGATTCCTTGGCCTACTCCATAA
- a CDS encoding MBOAT family protein produces the protein MTFISIFYGLFLLSFLGLYWFLGRTSAAEFKSVGLRHSSSTATRRRSQTLSRLLWALLIASLIFYVLQKVHENSSTSLQIQLLYIPLLLIITLINFSLGKALGSNTTPGAHATNQRLSNAAWQRAQKAWNRRRFKLLWLGIVLNVIGLLSFKYLPFLLTNLATLLGLPVVQESASWLDNHLMAPLGLSFFTFECIAYLIDVYRGAPATDQLLQFSAYKLFFPKLISGPITRYHQFAASLKTLNFPNASALTEGLWLIASGAVKKALLADQLAIFVDLCFGNLPRAGSGDLWLAVIAYGFQLYLDFSGYVDIARGSAILMGFNLPENFDFPYFSTSIADFWRRWHITLGDWIRNYLYFPLGGSRKGLARTCFNLLIVMLITGIWHGAAWGFVVWGGLHGLALVAHRLTQSLADRFEGVKHWWESGLGLLVAWLLTQLMVFTSWIFFRLPNLQDAGLVLRNLWGHSADIQFAQKVYIEALGLERFQIALLLATLFASMGLVFFIQRELKLQLNWPLKLLLVPLCLFCVWILAPNTGLQPYIYFDF, from the coding sequence ATGACATTTATTTCAATTTTTTATGGTCTTTTCTTGCTGAGTTTTCTGGGTCTTTATTGGTTCTTAGGAAGAACATCAGCCGCAGAATTCAAGAGTGTCGGTCTGCGTCACTCTTCTAGCACCGCTACCCGAAGGCGATCGCAAACCCTATCTCGGCTACTTTGGGCTTTACTCATTGCGAGTCTAATCTTTTATGTCTTACAGAAAGTTCATGAAAACTCCTCTACTTCACTTCAAATTCAACTACTCTATATCCCCCTGCTATTAATCATTACTTTAATTAACTTTTCTCTAGGAAAAGCGCTTGGCAGTAACACCACACCAGGAGCGCACGCCACCAATCAGCGCCTTTCTAACGCCGCTTGGCAACGTGCTCAAAAGGCTTGGAATCGACGACGTTTCAAGCTGCTGTGGTTAGGGATTGTTTTGAATGTGATTGGGTTACTCAGCTTTAAATACCTGCCTTTTCTCTTAACCAACCTAGCAACCCTTTTAGGCTTACCGGTTGTTCAAGAAAGCGCAAGCTGGCTGGATAATCACTTAATGGCTCCCCTCGGTCTTTCATTTTTCACTTTTGAGTGCATTGCTTATTTAATTGATGTGTATCGGGGTGCACCTGCGACCGATCAGCTACTACAATTTTCTGCCTATAAATTGTTTTTTCCTAAGCTAATTTCCGGCCCGATCACTCGCTACCATCAGTTTGCAGCGAGTCTGAAAACCTTAAACTTTCCCAATGCTTCAGCCTTGACTGAAGGACTGTGGCTGATTGCTTCGGGTGCTGTAAAAAAAGCCCTTTTAGCAGATCAATTGGCTATTTTTGTGGATTTGTGCTTTGGTAACTTACCGCGAGCCGGGAGTGGGGATTTATGGTTGGCTGTAATTGCCTACGGTTTCCAACTTTATCTGGATTTTAGTGGTTATGTGGATATTGCCCGTGGTAGTGCTATATTGATGGGCTTTAATCTCCCAGAAAACTTTGACTTTCCCTACTTCAGTACTAGCATTGCCGATTTCTGGCGACGCTGGCACATTACGTTGGGAGATTGGATACGCAATTATCTTTACTTTCCCTTGGGTGGCTCACGGAAAGGTCTGGCTCGAACCTGTTTTAATCTGCTAATTGTGATGCTGATTACGGGTATTTGGCATGGAGCGGCTTGGGGGTTTGTTGTTTGGGGCGGATTGCATGGACTGGCTTTAGTCGCTCACCGTTTAACCCAATCACTGGCTGATCGTTTTGAGGGGGTGAAACATTGGTGGGAAAGTGGATTAGGTCTATTAGTTGCCTGGTTATTGACCCAGTTGATGGTATTCACGTCCTGGATTTTTTTCCGGTTACCCAACCTCCAAGATGCGGGTTTAGTCTTGCGGAATCTTTGGGGGCACTCGGCGGATATCCAATTTGCCCAAAAGGTTTATATTGAGGCGCTGGGTTTGGAGCGCTTTCAAATTGCTTTACTTTTAGCAACCTTATTTGCATCAATGGGTCTTGTATTTTTTATCCAACGGGAGCTGAAGTTACAACTCAACTGGCCGTTGAAGCTACTGTTAGTACCCCTATGTCTGTTTTGTGTTTGGATTTTGGCTCCGAACACGGGTCTGCAACCTTATATTTACTTTGATTTTTAA